In Amphiprion ocellaris isolate individual 3 ecotype Okinawa chromosome 5, ASM2253959v1, whole genome shotgun sequence, the genomic stretch ATCCCGCTCGCTGTCGGAGAGCTATGAGCTCTCATCTGACCTACAGGACAAGCAGGTGAGAGGGGTCAGATACACAAAGCCCAGTTTGTTCACACTCGGGAATATGCTTGAAACAGTGTCACTTAAAACATATTCTTAGtagatatactgtatattatgaTATAGAATATATAGAACATGTACTCAGAATTACATGTGATATAATGTAAATCTTGAATTACTGTAGGTGGCTTTTTGCTAACATGTTGGACCTCAATTTATCTAACTGTGTTTATAACTGccccaaacaaaacaacaaaaatcagctTACGCTGCTTTAGTTTTGACGAGCATTATGTGAaatgataaatcagtattgatAAAGGATCATTGAATCATCATTCAGACCCAACCTAATATACTGACCACATTGCCAGGGCCATATTtaaattactgttatttatatagcacatatAAAACAGCAGTCACTGGGCTAAAGAGTTTTCCAGTAATGAAATAAGATTGGTGTTGCAAACCTAACAAGCAAAACATTAAGATTAAAACCCTCCAGTGTCGTTCATGAAGGGATATTTGCTGGAGTAATGTTATTattacagctaaaaaaaaatacaaaatcataTAATATAAACTTAAGTGACTAAATTTAATACTAAAGTTAAAAAATTGCAATGTTAGAAACTCAAACAAATAACCTGACTAATTGAAGAAATTTGGATAATATCCTAGAAAATTATATAcaagaaacccaacaaatcattgaatccattttgtttttcagatgatCCAGTTTATGATTCTCCGGCTAGTTGTTCCTACTGACACATTCTGAGAACAGCGAACATATATTTGCTCCTTCCATACAAAATAGAGCTACATAGTGAAATGTAGCTTCACAGACTTTCACTAAATGTTGCGAAGTGCATAAAGGGAATCCAGTAGAAACACTgtatttgttggatttttctgTATAATTTTGTAACGACAGTCTTGATTCTAAGATGTGATGTGCCTTAAAATGACATATGTTAcgaattggcactatataaataaaactgaactgagctgAATTAGATGTAATAGCTGTCTGACCCAAGATATCGTAATGCAAATACACAATGTTTGGTTTACATCATACCAACAGTGTTACATGTTGAGGTCAAATGGTGCAAActatgtcacagatgagtaatGGGAACTATATAGTGTTATGTAACTCGGCATTTAAGTGTTAAACTGTAAAGTATTCGGTCCCTGTGTGTTATGAAAATCTACTGGACTGCTGGTGGAAAAAACCCAGTGATGTGGTCAGTCTTATTTCAAACTTTATTAATTCAAAGTGTGctcaaaatatgaattaaactCCCCGCTACTAAGAGGCAGcatgtctgttttgtgtttctgatgtCCTGAATTTTAagtttcttttgtctttgctcAAGTGCACATCCTACCTGGATCTAGTGGGAAAATATCAGTTGCTTTACCACATAGCTAGCAATAAATCAGCCTCTAATTTGGCCTACAGTTAGATAATAACTTTGTTTGGGTGTGTTGCTCCGTGTTACCCAGTTATGACATGTATTTTTATGGGAGCTACAGAGGAAAGTTTCTTGTGGATCCAAAATGGACAGTTGAACTCAGTCCAAACAGGCCTGACAGTAATTAGACTTGCTCCAAAATGTGGTCAACCCAAACACACCCACTGTATAGTCAGAGCTGAAAGTACGTCTGCTTGGTTCTATTTAGGTATTACATGTGTCGACACACAGATCCAAGGGAAAACAATGGGACCTACTTGGAACCAAATGGATCCACGAGGACCTCAAGCGCAGGATTACTGGCAATGCAGTGCCTGTCGCATAAAGTATAACTgctcaaatgaaacaaaatgccCTCCTGTGTTATTTATTAGATATGACATTAAACTGTCAATTTAATAAATTGCCAATGAATAGTGAAACATATTTATTGCACCTTCATCATACATACATTCAGTGAGGGTTATTACTATATATTGCCTCCCACTCGTTGCTGTccggctgaacctcctcacagcaATTAAACAAAAGTAGTCTAATTTGGCCTCTTGGCCATGCAGCTACATCTGTGTGGGAAGGACACTGGAACCTCTTGTTAAGCAGTGGCAGTTGTAGCCTGTTATACTGaaactaactgtcatgttccttgtGGCAAGTTTGAGTTCACTTGCCTTCATGGCCCTCACATACAGCACGACACATGATTAGTGTCATTTTACACTGCAGGTCCATAGGTGGATAACTAGGTCAGTGTGTAAAATGTACAGGGTTAGGAGAGTGGGCTAATGTAATGCAGCACTGGACACCGTCCTAATTATAGGTACAGTTGTGGCTGGAAGTTTACATGCAGTCACCACAGGCTCAAATGTCATGGCAATGTTGGGCTTTCATTGATTTCTTTACTGTTCTCCTGGCTAAGAATAATTGTACATCACTTACGTCTTtaatagaaaagaaaaccaacatttGGGAGCCAAAGTTTTAATTTTGAGTTTTCTGAAAAAAGGGTCAAAATTATACATACACCTAATATTTGGAGCTCAGGCAAGTTTCATCTTGACCATTCATTTGGTAGTCATCAACACACTTCTGGAAAATTTCTGGTCAGATATTTATCCATTGTTATGAGTGTATGTAAACCTCCAACCACAGCCGTATATCACATCAGCCAGTTAACATTAGCATGCAGAATACAATTGCTGAATTGTTGAGGTTCACATGCTGTAGGTATAATGTGAGTCAAAATTTCTTTACTTGAATTGATTGATGACAGCTGAGTTTTCTTAGTAACAACACAGGTTTTTGACAAATTACTATTTCCAGAATGTTCAGGAATCAGCTGTTActcagtttttgttcagttgTTATTCAGTTTTGCAGCTGCCTTTAAAGATTACAAGGTGTACGTACACATACATTTCATAAACCAAATACAGAATCTGTCATACTATATGATCACTGTCTTTGTCCTTGATTCTATTTATTCACAGCCACCAATCATCCCATTACAGGGAGCATTTTCATGGCTAACGCCAACTTTCCCTTGTTCTCTTGCAGGTGGAGATGCTAGAGCGCAAATATGGTGGGCGTTTCATAACCCGGCATGCTGCCCGCACCATCCAGACAGCCTTCCGCCAGTACCAGATGAACAAGAATTTTGAGCGTCTGAGAAGTTCTATGTCTGAGAACCGCATGTCCAGACGAATTGTCCTATCCAATATGAGAATGCAGTTTTCCTTTGAAGGACCTGAAAAAGTCCACAGCTCCTACTTCGAGGGAAAGCAGGTGTCGCTAACAGATGACGGCACCAAGATCGGTGCATTGGTGCAGTCAGAGCATAGTGGAGAGATGGGTGTGCAAGCCAAGACCCCTACAGCACAGAGTGACTTCACAGACGCCATCACGGAACTCGAAGATGCCTTTTCCAGGCAGGTCAAATCTCTAGCTGAGTCCATTGATGATGCTCTAAACTGCCGCAGCCTACATGGTGAAGACAGTCAGTCAGAGCCAGGAAGAAGCCTCCAGGACATGAACAGGGAGGTCAGCTGTCAGGTGAAACCCTCACACACCTCAGAACACCGCAAACTGGACGAGATGACGGCATCTTACAGCGATGTCACCCTTTACATTGACGAGGAAGAGCTGTCAccccctctgcctctgtctcaGTCTGTAGATCGACCCTCCAGCACAGAATCAGACTTGCGCCAACGTTCCCTCAACTCCTCCCAGGATTACTGGTCCTTGGCTCATAAGGATGAAAAAGGGGACACGGACACCAGCTGCCGCAGCACACCTTCCTTAGAATGCCAAGACCAGCGTTTGCGGGTGGACCACCTACCCTTACTGACCATAGAGCCTCCCAGCGACAGCTCTGTGGAGCTGAGCGATCGTTCTGACCGCAGCTCTTTGAAGAGACAGAACGCCTACGATCGGGCCCTCAGCAACCAGCAGAGCAGCCCCAAACACATCAGCCACAGCCTGCCACCTCGAGGGCCTTCCAGAGAAGACGATGCCTCCCGCCATCGACCCCGACAACTGGAGGCCCACCTGGCTATCAACGGTACAGCAAACCGACAGAGCAAGTCAGAGTCTGATTTCTCTGACGGTGACAATGACAGCATCAACAGCACATCGAACTCCAACGATACCATCAACTGCAGCTCCGAGTCCTCATCCAGGGACAGCCTGAGGGAGCAGACGCTCAGCAAGCAGACATACCACAAAGAAACTCGCAACAGTTGGGACTCACCTGCATTTAGCAATGACATCATTCGCAAGAGGCACTACCGCATTGGTCTAAACCTCTTCAACAAGTATGTACACTCCACTCCACTAGatccattaaaaaacacaaagccagACTCTTTCTGATACATTGCTTGGACCTTGTAGCCTCAAAATGATCCAGTCACATATTACAGGAAGGATAAAGGAGGTTATGTAAATTAGATAAAGTTCATTACTCATTGTctagaaaatgttattttgttgAAGGCTCCAATATGTTAAATATGCAATGATGTtgattaaaacatgaatatttgcCTGTTCTACTTAAGATGTCAAACGAGCCTGGGACTCATTCTGCTCCACTTCATGCAGAATGGTTCATCTGAGGGTGGTTGATTCTGTTTAATCATAGATGATTGTGGATTTGGTTTCTTTTGGAGCAGACTATTAAGTTTCTTTTAATCGTTTGTGATCAACATCCTGGCTCACTAGCTCCCGCTCCCCCTCTGCTTCTCTAAATCCTGTCCGTCATCTGACACACATTTGGCCAGGGCAGAAGTGCAGTGGAATAATCACAGATTTGGATTGTGTCCTCACTCCTTccctttttgtctctctctctgtctctctactCTTTCCTGTGTATCTAGGAAACCAGAAAAAGGCATCCAGTATCTGATAGAGCGAAACTTTGTTCCAGACACTCCGGTGGGTGTGGCTCACTTCCTGCTCCAGAGGAAAGGCTTGAGTAGGCAGATGATTGGCGAGTTCCTGGggaacagacagaaacagttCAACCGAGATGTCCTTGAGTGAGTTTGCAGCATTTCCTGTCTGTGTACTCTTTGGTGTATTTGCATATGCAGGCAGATTATTTCAGGCTTTTGATTTAACTTGCCACCTATGCCAGTGCACAGAATTTGAGGTTACTTGCTTCCCGGgaatgtaaatataaatcatCATTTAGTTGCAAATAGGGTTGGCAGTTTGCAATCTACCCTCATTCAAGCAGCCTTTGGAGTTTCTGAGGACTACATAATGACTTCAGTTTCATccaggaaataaacagaaatagaaTCCACTCAGGAAATTGATGTGGCGTTCAGATAAACATACAGATCCTATTTATATTCCCCAGTCCTCTTTAATAAGGAAGGGAAGCTGTAAAAATCTTGTATTTTCAAGGGGTGATCCTTTACATCATTAAAATAGCGCCTCTGCTTTATGCTTTAGGCTGGACGGACTTATCTGATTCATACTTGACGCACACCAGCTCTATCAAAGCCCATTGAGATTCAGTGGAGGATAAGGCTAGAAAAGGTCCAATGGTGTCAGTTTGACAAGCATATCTAAAGGGCTCCTTGAGAAAATGTCTATAAATCCTGACATGCGAGATATCAAGGTAATAGAGCTCTGGTGAGCTGAGTCACAATCTCCTTCTCAGAGGAGAAAGAAATGCTCACTGGCCTTTTAGAAAAAAAGTGTCAGGAGAGCAGGAAAAACATTGAATTTCATGCAGATACCCTGCAGTAAAGCTACACAAATAAGCATTTGTATATGGACAATGGATCACATAATATTCACAAAATGCAAGGGGAGATATATCACCCAACTCTGCAGTTCTCATCAGCTCTATAGAGCTTTTTGGCATATAttgtttcagctcattgttttggtaaATTTACTGAACATTAGTGGTTCAGCCCCTCAGTAATCTCAGGAGgcagaggttttcagtaaataCATACCAAGGTGATATTAAATGTAGATGATGCTGCACTTGTGAAGTTTTTCCCTCATGTGGCCAAAAACAATTATTAGTGGTACTTTAAGTAAAATGTATCTTATGTTGAATGTGAAAACAAGTGTACCTATGTGCTTTTTACCAGCTGCGTGGTGGATGAAATGGATTTCTCAGCCATGGAGCTGGATGAAGCACTTAGGAAATTCCAGGCACACATCAGAGTCCAGGGAGAAGCCCAGAAGGTCGAGCGGCTGATAGAGGCCTACAGGTGAGAATCTCCTGTGAAAGCTGGGGACACAACCCATGACAGGGCTTCACTTCCCAAACCGCACAGCTTAGATAACCCAAGTCCGCTGGTCCGCTGAAAGGAGcaaaaaaagtatgtttttgCAAATGGGGTCGTACATCAGCTTAGACCAGCTGATTATGTGACAGGATGGTCATTACTGGGCTCATTGCCGTGTCTAGTATTTACCACCAATATAGCGCGTATGATTAATGGATAACACATGCTAGCTTTGCACCACTTCAAAAACACCATTATCCTCTGAAACAGAGGTGACACCGAAAAGTCACTATCTTAATTTAATACTCACGAGCCGAGATCAGTCGAGCAGTGCAAAGCCATTTCAAATCCAGACTTTGTTCGACCAGTAAATAATTTCAAGAAAATTAGTTCAAAAAGTTGAGGAAAACCTCCCCCAGGGCAACTGATGGATGTTGTTTGTGCCTCATTTACTTTCACAAAATCCTCCAGTAGAAAGGTGCTCTCATGCCCACGGAGAATTCGCTTCGATCAGCACTGAACAAGGACATTTCAGCCTCAGTAAACACTGTACTCACTGTTTCACTGGGGAGATAAAGATAACTGATCATCTGGTGGTTGCCTGCAGCCCAGTCCAGATATGATCACAAGCTCACTTTATGATGACTCAGAAATGGCTTATCTGATGGCTGCAGGCTGCATTGACAGGCTTCACTGGTACTGGCTCACTCTTACTAGAAGCTATGTAGCATCATTTAGCTATATATGACGACCACAAAGCAGATAGCAGAGAGCTCGGTATTAATATCATCAACAACACTGATACCCCTGCCCTGAAACTGAACTAATCACTGACAGGAAAGCTGGCAGATTTATTTTGCCCTGAAGGTAATTTGTCACACTGATGCTTTCTCGTTTACTAACTGACTTAAGCCAGAGCATTATGATACCgctttttgtagatttttttcaaacataagAAAACtcctttcagttttttaaaggaGTATACATGGAAAGTGCCTCAGTTTCAAGTCTAATTTGGCATTGGTTCCTGCAAGATGTTGCTGGACCATCAGCAGAGCTGGATTCATCCCGTATTATGGATGTATGGAATGTAGTCATCTTTCATTCACATACCCAAATGAATAAACTGTGTAAACTCACAGCAGTTGGGATAATGTACAAGTTGTGTTTAGAAGTGGGGCTAATCACAATGTACTAGTTGACTATTTGTTGATTATAAGGTAGTCTAATTTACCAACAGTAGACTGCAGGTATAAGCCTGCCGATTCTGCTGTGCATTTTAAGAGGCCTTCTCCTACCGCTCTGCTATCTGCATGTTACCTCTTTCAAAATCCTGTTTGTTGCAGGAAACAAGACTTGGATTATTCTGTAAATTAGCTATTTTAATGATAGTGCTTGCCTCCCttgttgctatttttcaggGACACCATTgctacatcctgggcttagcactgTACAAGACAACTGGGATCAGTTTAAAGATATTCAAACaagaaatgcaaatataaaatgCCAATGAAAAGCTTTGAAGTAATTACTCATTGACATTggaataaaaatatcaatactGACATTGTCAATTTATAAACATTCACACCCAAGCTGAGGGGGCTTtgttacagcagaaaaatgaagatttttttcttttttgttattccaCAAAGTATACTAGTCCAAACAAATGCCGGAAGGATATACAGCCATGAGCCAAACGACCATATAAAGATCAAGAAAAGAACGGAGACTATTTTATTCGGTGCTGCACCTCAAGATCTGAAGTATACTGGACTACAATTACAGTTGATTCTTGTAGGCCACTTGTTGGATGTGTGAGAAACAGGGAGATGTAAAGACCTGAACAAGGAACTTAAACAAGGATCAAATTGCTTTGACTAGATGGCTGAGGTTCTACGCCTTTCCAAAATGATATGAATTGTGGAGTCTGCAGTGGTGAATACCTGTCAACAGTGATTCAAGGAGGGACAAACCTGGAGCAGTTGACAGGGAATGTGCCGGGATAAGTCTGAACTGTGACAGGTGGAGCTTGCATTTTACAGGATTTAAAGAATTTGCTGTAAAACCTGGTGCCAAATACCAGAGAGCACCTTTAGAGGACGTGGTTAAGTTCAGCCCTGGTTTTGATGGATCTGTTTTGGCCATACACCAAAGAccaacagcttttctttttttaatatgcgGTGCTTATAATATTTTGGCTCCTCAATGTGGACCAACTTCTTCACAAATATAATGCCTGTTGATTTCATTTTGATGTCTGCTATTCTTCTTCCAGCCAACGCTACTGCATCTGCAACCCTGGGGTGGTGCGACAGTTCAGGAACCCCGACACCATCTTCATCCTGGCCTTCGCCATCATCCTCCTCAACACAGACATGTACAGCCCCAACGTCAAGCCTGAGAGGAAGATGAAACTGGAGGACTTTGTGAAGAACCTTCGGGGTACTTTGTTCTGCCTCCCTGCACCATATCCAGCTGACTGTCAGAAAACCAATATTCTGTTAAGGCGTCACTGTTAAATATTCTCCTCAAATATAGTATTGTGCATGCATTTTGCTTTGATTAATGGCCGTGTCAATAAGGTATTAATTTAGTAAGTCATGGCCAAGAAAGCTTTGTTGGCGAAGCAAAGCACTTTTTAAGTT encodes the following:
- the iqsec1b gene encoding IQ motif and SEC7 domain-containing protein 1 isoform X3, yielding MCKDGPSLSSCQSRPSAGLLAVSLCRVEGDAPGGEVGASVDPSGGYSCVPVTHSGGLGPDHLDSQLYGHILLPGHLRPRRPKLQHSQSILRKQAEEEAIKRSRSLSESYELSSDLQDKQVEMLERKYGGRFITRHAARTIQTAFRQYQMNKNFERLRSSMSENRMSRRIVLSNMRMQFSFEGPEKVHSSYFEGKQVSLTDDGTKIGALVQSEHSGEMGVQAKTPTAQSDFTDAITELEDAFSRQVKSLAESIDDALNCRSLHGEDSQSEPGRSLQDMNREVSCQVKPSHTSEHRKLDEMTASYSDVTLYIDEEELSPPLPLSQSVDRPSSTESDLRQRSLNSSQDYWSLAHKDEKGDTDTSCRSTPSLECQDQRLRVDHLPLLTIEPPSDSSVELSDRSDRSSLKRQNAYDRALSNQQSSPKHISHSLPPRGPSREDDASRHRPRQLEAHLAINGTANRQSKSESDFSDGDNDSINSTSNSNDTINCSSESSSRDSLREQTLSKQTYHKETRNSWDSPAFSNDIIRKRHYRIGLNLFNKKPEKGIQYLIERNFVPDTPVGVAHFLLQRKGLSRQMIGEFLGNRQKQFNRDVLDCVVDEMDFSAMELDEALRKFQAHIRVQGEAQKVERLIEAYSQRYCICNPGVVRQFRNPDTIFILAFAIILLNTDMYSPNVKPERKMKLEDFVKNLRGVDDGEDIPREMLVGIYERIRKRELKTNEDHVSQVQKVEKLIVGKKPIGSLHHGLGCVLSLPHRRLVCYCRLFEVPDPNKLQKLGLHQREIFLFNDLLVVTKIFQKKKNSVTYSFRQSFSLYGMQVLLFENQYYPNGVRLTSAIPGADIKVLINFNAPNPQDRKKFTDDLRESIAEVQEMEKYRIESELEKQKGVVRPSMSQSSGLKKDTGNGNLSRASLDDSYAIGEGLKRSALSSSLRDLSDAGKRGRRSSAGSLDSNMEGSIISSPHMRRRTPSSRDCPSRHSGQSLPNSSSLLGSLFGTRRVKSPSPTPLHPTLISHTPHPANLHHTARVETDAGPGPMHPHHAQFCHMTQNPPPYHHHHHYHPPAHLQHPPHQYHPPPSHGQQPPYPPHSHAQHGHGSHPAHSSHPAHGSHHHGPAPPPSQGPSSTKPKHSGISTVV